The nucleotide window TTGGCCTCGGGGCGGCCCACGGCATCAGTTCCTTGGCCAATAGACCAGCCAAAGCGCCGTACCACGTAGGTGCGGCCTTCCAGGTTTAACTCAGCGTGAAAGGACATAAGCAGAAAGGAATTTGGAAGCAGCGGCGGCTACTTTCGGGTGTAAGAATTACGGATAAGAGCGGGTAACTAACGCGCAAAAGGCGGCCTAAAAGCCTTCGATGCCGCCAGCCCGGGCGGGGGCCAGCTCGTACTGCAAAGCAGGACTATCGGCCGGGAGCTGGGCTCTGAGCCAGGTGCGGAAGGCGGTTTGGGCCTCTAGGCGCACCCGGAAGTTTTCAGTGCTGTTGGGAGCTGCCGCAATGCGGGACTTCCAGCGGCGGCCCTCCTCGGTTTTCAGCCACTGTTGCCGGTAGGTATCTACGGCGGCGCGCTGCCGGGCGTTGGCATCGGCCGGGTTGGGTACCGGAAACTGCACCCCCCGCTCTTCCAGCATGTGGCGCACCCGCTGCTGCCATTTATACGTGGCGCTGTTGAGGTCGGTAAGCTGGTGGTCCTGCACCAGGAAAGCCACGGTATTGCCCGAAGGGGAAGGTTTCCGGAAGTCGGCACCTTGCTCGATGAGGTAGGCCACCTGCTCAAATTGGTTGAACGTGGCCAATAAGGTTATTGGAGTGTTGCCCATCTTGTTGACCACGTTCAAATCGGCCTTATGCTCCACGAGCAGGTGCAGGGCCTTAAACTGGCGGGCATGAATGGCGTGAAACAGAGCCGCTTCGCCGTCCATAATGCTGTTCGGGTCGCCGCGGTGGTCGAGCAGAATCCGGAGCAGTTCCTCGTCTTCGGCCCCGGCTACGAGGGCCACGGGCTGCACTTTCTCCTTGCCATTGAGCAGCGAAATCTGGTTGGGGTCGGCACCCAGGTCCAGCAGGGTCCGCACGCAGTCTTTCTGCTGGTTGGCCAGGGCAAACAGCAGCAGCGTCATACCATCGGGGCTGCTGTAGCCGAGGTTGATTTTCTGGCTGGTAACCACTTGCCGCAACGCGGCTGCGTCGCCGCGGTAAATGGCCTGGGCGGCGGGCAGCTCGGGTGCTTTGAAATACGTTTCGGGAGACTTGGTAGGCATCGGGGTGGAAGCAGAAGACGAACGATGGGAAGGCTGGGAACAGGCTGCGGGAAGGCCGATGGAAAAAACCAGGGCCAGCAGGGGCAGGTAGCAGAGTTTCCAGCCAAACATAGAATCAGGGCCGCGTGTATTTCTGGATGGTGGCCGTATCCGCATCCTTCTCGGTTTCAATGGCCGCCACCACGTCGCCAATGGGGTGGAAGCCGGCCTTCGACAGCACGTGCGGCGTGCCGACGGACTTA belongs to Hymenobacter cellulosilyticus and includes:
- a CDS encoding ankyrin repeat domain-containing protein, which produces MPTKSPETYFKAPELPAAQAIYRGDAAALRQVVTSQKINLGYSSPDGMTLLLFALANQQKDCVRTLLDLGADPNQISLLNGKEKVQPVALVAGAEDEELLRILLDHRGDPNSIMDGEAALFHAIHARQFKALHLLVEHKADLNVVNKMGNTPITLLATFNQFEQVAYLIEQGADFRKPSPSGNTVAFLVQDHQLTDLNSATYKWQQRVRHMLEERGVQFPVPNPADANARQRAAVDTYRQQWLKTEEGRRWKSRIAAAPNSTENFRVRLEAQTAFRTWLRAQLPADSPALQYELAPARAGGIEGF